A single region of the Glycine max cultivar Williams 82 chromosome 20, Glycine_max_v4.0, whole genome shotgun sequence genome encodes:
- the LOC100804185 gene encoding SAC3 family protein A isoform X1: MANEGSNAETLAPAEPHLFENRHVDANQHHPTSYVPTTTGSEAAPWTVHSSTGNGVYSNPTYQYDQHPQPPGRSIQDCQNVSSVAGNSSNLGTANVTQDYNAYASYPSSSNPYGYGSMGYSGYYNNYQQQPNHTYSQPVGAYQNTGAPYQPISSFQNTGSYAGSASYSSTYYNPADYQTTGGYQNSSGYGNQATMWNSGSYSSHPYTNYTPDSGGSYSSGTATTSVQYQQQYKQWADYYNQTEVSCAPGTENLSVTSSSTLDCPIPAVTSGYATPNSQPPQSYPPFWRQESSSSSIPSFQPATVNSGDRDGYWKHGAQSSQIQQTNPIQPNYQSPLDLKSSYDKFQDQQKTVSSQGTNLYLPPPPPPPLPSQLVNLAPVQSVSSPDAKRVSKLQIPTNPRIASNLTFGQPKAEKDSSTTSSAPKPVYIAVSLPKPSEKISSNDAANSILKPGMFPKSLRGYVERALARCKDDKQMVACQAVMKEIITKATADGTLNTRNWDMEPLFPMPDADVINKDSSMSLAQDSLLPKFKKSPRRSKSRWEPMPEEKPVDNPMLISNDTVKYSNWVPNEKDRKVAVENKESKDGLRNTKFSPLLQRLSSKALQRPFKKQRLTDASIASENGDASSDSDKEQSLTAYYSAAMVFSDTPEERKRRENRSKRFDLGQGRRTENNHSRKKHAGGGSFYNRRASALVLSKSFDDGASKAVEDIDWDALTVKGTCQEIEKRYLRLTSAPDPATVRPEEVLEKALLMIQNSQKNYLYKCDQLKSIRQDLTVQRIRNQLTVKVYETHARLALEFGDLFEYNQCQSQLQTLYAEGIEGSDMEFAAYNLLCVIMHSNNNRDLVSSMARLSHEAKKDEAVKHALAVRAAVTSGNYIAFFRLYKAAPNLNTCLMDLYVEKMRYKAVNCMCRSYRPTLPVSYISQVLGFSTGVATNGVSDERETDALEECSEWLKAHGASIITDNNGDMLLDTKVSSSNLFVPEPEDAVAHGDANLAVDDFLARAPL, from the exons ATGGCCAACGAAGGAAGTAATGCCGAGACCTTAGCTCCTGCGGAGCCACATCTGTTCGAG AATCGGCATGTTGATGCTAACCAACATCATCCAACTTCCTATGTTCCCACTACAACTGGGTCTGAAGCTGCGCCATGGACTGTTCATAGCTCTACAGGAAATGGAGTTTATTCTAATCCAACCTACCAGTATGATCAGCATCCACAGCCACCTGGAAGAAGCATTCAAGATTGTCAAAATGTATCATCAGTTGCTGGTAATTCATCAAATTTGGGAACAGCTAATGTAACCCAAGATTACAATGCTTACGCATCATACCCAAGTTCTTCTAATCCATATGGTTATGGCAGCATGGGATACTCAGGCTACTATAACAACTATCAGCAGCAACCTAATCATACCTATTCACAGCCTGTAGGAGCATATCAAAACACAGGTGCTCCTTATCAGCCTATTTCCTCCTTTCAGAATACCGGGTCTTATGCTGGATCCGCAAGTTATTCAAGCACTTATTACAATCCTGCTGATTATCAGACTACCGGAGGTTACCAAAACAGCAGCGGATATGGAAATCAAGCAACTATGTGGAACAGTGGCAGTTATTCTTCTCATCCATATACTAACTACACCCCAGATTCCGGTGGTTCTTATAGTTCTGGTACTGCCACTACTTCAGTGCAGTATCAGCAACAATACAAACAGTGGGCAGATTACTACAATCAAACAGAAGTCAGCTGTGCACCAGGGACAGAGAACTTATCTGTCACAAGTTCATCTACTTTGGATTGTCCTATTCCTGCAGTTACTAGTGGTTATGCGACTCCAAATAGCCAGCCTCCACAATCATATCCACCATTTTGGAGGCAAGAGTCCAGTTCTTCTTCCATACCTTCTTTTCAG CCTGCCACAGTAAATAGTGGTGATCGTGATGGTTACTGGAAACATGGAGCCCAAAGTTCTCAGATACAACAAACTAATCCTATTCAACCAAACTATCAAAGTCCTTTGGATTTAAAATCTTCTTATGATAAATTTCAGGATCAACAGAAGACTGTATCTTCTCAAGGAACCAATTTGTACCTTCCTccaccaccgccaccacctctccCCTCTCAACTGGTGAATCTGGCACCTGTACAAAGTGTTTCGTCTCCAGATGCAAAACGGGTAAGCAAACTTCAAATTCCTACAAATCCTCGAATTGCTTCAAATTTGACATTTGGACAGCCCAAAGCCGAAAAAGATAGCTCTACAACCAGTTCAGCACCAAAACCTGTGTATATTGCTGTTTCGTTGCCAAAGCCAAGTGAGAAAATATCATCTAATGATGCTGCTAATTCTATACTTAAG CCTGGTATGTTTCCCAAGTCTTTACGTGGCTATGTTGAAAGAGCTTTGGCACGTTGTAAAGATGATAAGCAAATGGTCGCATGTCAGGCTGTCATGAAGGAG ATAATCACTAAGGCAACGGCTGATGGTACTCTCAACACACGAAATTGGGATATGGAACCACTTTTCCCAATGCCAGATGCTGATGTGATCAATAAAGA TAGTTCAATGTCGTTAGCCCAGGATTCTTTATTgccaaagtttaaaaaaagtcCTAGACGATCTAAAAGTAGGTGGGAGCCAATGCCAGAGGAGAAGCCAGTTGACAATCCAATGTTAATCAGTAATGATACTGTAAAATACAGTAATTGGGTACCTAATGAAAAGGACAGAAAG GTGGCAGTGGAAAACAAAGAAAGCAAGGATGGGTTGAGGAATACTAAATTTTCTCCATTACTGCAGAGATTATCTAGTAAGGCTCTTCAAAGGCCATTTAAGAAGCAGCGTCTTACAGATGCTTCTATTGCTTCTGAAAATGGTGATGCATCTAGTGATAGCGACAAGGAACAAAGTTTGACGGCATATTATTCTGCTGCAATGGTTTTTAGTGATACACCAGAGGAAAGGAAGAGACGTGAAAACCGTTCCAAGCGATTTGATTTAGGACAAGGGCGTCGAACAGAAAATAATCACTCAAGGAAAAAACATGCCGGGGGTGGAAGCTTTTACAATAGAAGGGCTAGTGCCTTGGTGCTGAGCAAAAGCTTTGACGATGGTGCCAGCAAAGCTGTTGAGGATATTGACTGGGATGCTCTAACTGTGAAGGGTACTTGCCAGGAAATTGAAAAGCGCTACCTTCGCCTAACTTCTGCACCTGATCCTGCCACT GTAAGACCTGAAGAGGTTCTTGAAAAAGCACTATTGATGATTCAAAATTCCCAGAAGAATTACCTCTATAAATGTGACCAGTTAAAGTCTATTCGCCAAGACCTAACTGTTCAACGAATACGCAATCAATTAACAGTCAAG GTGTATGAAACACATGCCCGATTGGCACTGGAATTTGGGGACCTGTTTGAGTATAATCAG TGCCAATCTCAGTTGCAAACTCTTTATGCCGAAGGCATTGAGGGGTCTGATATGGAATTTGCCGCTTACAACTTGCTTTGTGTCATAATGCATTCAAATAATAACAGAGATCTTGTATCATCAATGGCAAG GTTATCTCACGAAGCAAAGAAGGATGAAGCTGTAAAACATGCCCTTGCCGTTCGTGCTGCTGTAACTTCAGGAAATTATATTGCATTCTTTAGACTGTACAAAGCAGCTCCTAACTTAAACACCTGCCTTATGG ATCTCTATGTTGAAAAGATGCGCTATAAGGCTGTGAACTGCATGTGCCGGTCATATCGTCCAACTCTACCTGTTTCATACATTTCTCAGGTTCTTGGGTTTTCAACTGGCGTGGCCACAAATGGAGTGAGCGATGAGAGAGAGACAGATGCATTGGAAGAGTGTTCAGAATGGTTGAAAGCACATGGGGCCAGCATAATTACTGATAACAACGGAGATATGCTGCTAGATACAAAA GTTTCATCATCTAATCTGTTTGTGCCAGAGCCAGAGGATGCTGTTGCCCACGGAGATGCCAATCTTGCTGTTGATGACTTTTTAGCAAGAGCGCCTTTATAG